One region of Bactrocera neohumeralis isolate Rockhampton chromosome 5, APGP_CSIRO_Bneo_wtdbg2-racon-allhic-juicebox.fasta_v2, whole genome shotgun sequence genomic DNA includes:
- the LOC126758516 gene encoding mast/stem cell growth factor receptor Kit: protein MCSKLLYLQCVTILLLSILTNATLRLATSTTTTIGAEAAGAPAKRLTRSGRITGVTTNVTLHEIGDIVQLLISWDDNLPKGTSYNVIVTATNYTKCSEPPCSVYGVIKDTKSMIIPENPMTHVDQNECGFMFGCDYTVLVETSNTMISERATVSVPYCIMGVCSCRHAATLPKVLSSVNIPDNETIIFDWAIKYEKIMDKHNHDVINTNNQWKLYLIISEQTNPSLSWGGRLLPITEHLYPIRNVTQLNTKGTMKGVFKIRIPKEKQLVANAVLKIRSYIIDDLQCGGPEHFSNVTVPDFFKVYDNIDAADFDLGIALIILSALFLCIVVLALTFCCWRRNKIAKFHNGVLPKEEHCLAPFSTMVEMEDNINYVDKYVEEAQAKGLADVFEIPHSAIQIGPEIGEGAFGRVYKAVAVNIRRMRGSTVVAVKQLKKNPTSDEVGEFLSEIEMLKGVGTHHNIVSFFGCCTIRPPYLMIMEFVGRGDLLTYLRTVRQGSTKFKPNGDVASYTNRETAEQPKPKVKYIELKLSTQSVDSEYETERQPKTSVAETTYTIVEDEDYNETFEYILDHKELHNFALQIANGMRFLEEQEITHRDLAARNVLIDDRKTLKISDFGLSRHGIYTNTKTRKLPLRWLSIEAIRDNIYSNKSDVWAYGVVLWEIGTLGASPYPTISNHELIPFLLSGKRLEKPEICTDQVYAIMMQCWDESAENRPTFEELYKALSPSAAYVDINSLSDDYVFPPI, encoded by the exons ATGTGTTCGAAACTCTTGTATCTGCAGTGTGTGACCATCTTGTTGCTTTCAATATTAACGAACGCTACTTTGCGTTTGGCAAcatccacaacaacaacaataggcgCAGAAGCCGCTGGCGCTCCTGCTaag CGATTGACTCGTTCTGGCAGAATAACAG GCGTTACCACCAATGTAACATTGCATGAAATAGGCGATATTGTGCAACTATTAATCAGCTGGGATGACAATTTACcaaaag GTACCTCATACAATGTCATTGTGACTGCCACAAACTACACGAAGTGCAGTGAACCGCCTTGTAGTGTCTATGGTGTTATTAAG GACACCAAAAGCATGATCATACCGGAGAATCCAATGACGCATGTGGATCAAAACGAGTGTGGCTTCATGTTTGGCTGCGATTATACAGTATTAGTGGAAACATCCAATACGATGATATCCGAACGGGCGACCGTGTCTGTGCCAT ATTGCATAATGGGCGTGTGTTCCTGCCGACATGCCGCAACGCTACCGAAGGTCTTATCATCCGTCAATATACCCGATAATGAGACGATCATCTTCGATTGGGCGataaaatatgagaaaataatgGACAAGCATAATCATGAtgtcataaatacaaataatcagtggaaattatatttaat CATTAGCGAACAAACAAATCCTTCGCTTTCGTGGGGTGGTCGCCTCTTACCCATCACAGAGCATTTGTATCCCATAAGAAATGTAACACAGCTTAACACTAAGGGCACCATGAAGGGTGTCTTCAAAATACGTATACCAAAAGAGAAGCAACTAGTTGCCAATGCTGTGCTCAAAATACGCTCATATATAATAGACGATCTGCAGTGCGGCGGCCCAGAGCATTTCTCAAATGTTACGG TTCctgatttttttaaagtatacgATAACATTGACGCTGCTGACTTTGATTTG GGCATTGCCTTAATTATTCTCAGCGCGCTTTTCCTCTGCATCGTCGTTTTGGCCTTGACATTTTGCTGTTGGAGACGTAATAAAATTGCCAAATTCCATAACGGTGTTCTACCGAAGGAAGAACATTGCCTGGCGCCATTTTCCACAATGGTCGA AATGGAAGACAACATCAACTACGTCGATAAATATGTTGAG GAGGCACAAGCGAAGGGCTTGGCTGATGTATTCGAAATACCTCACAGCGCCATACAGATTGGTCCCGAAATCGGCGAGGGTGCATTCGGACGTGTCTATAAGGCCGTCGCTGTCAACATACGACGAATGCGCGGCAGCACCGTTGTTGCTGTAAAGCAACTGAAAA aaaatCCAACTTCGGATGAAGTGGGAGAATTTCTAAGTGAAATCGAAATGTTGAAGGGTGTGGGCACACATCACAACATAGTGAGCTTCTTTGGCTGCTGCACCATACGACCGCCATATCTGATGATCATGGAGTTTGTGGGTCGTGGCGATTTG TTAACTTATCTGCGTACCGTGCGTCAGGGTTCGACAAAATTCAAACCCAACGGCGACGTCGCCTCGTACACAAATCGCGAAACAGCCGAGCAGCCAAAGCCGAAGGTGAAAtatattgaattgaaattatCCACGCAATCGGTGGATAGTGAATATGAGACTGAACGTCAGCCGAAGACATCTGTCGCGGAGA CAACCTATACTATAGTTGAAGACGAGGACTATAATGAAACATTTGAGTATATTTTGGATCACAAAGAGTTGCATAATTTTGCGTTACAAATCGCGAATGGCATGCGATTTCTGGAAGAGCAGGAGATAACTCATAG agaTTTGGCTGCGCGTAATGTACTCATAGACGATCGTAAGACCTTGAAAATATCAGATTTTGGTCTATCCCGCCATGgtatttatacaaatacaaaaactcgAAAG CTACCACTACGTTGGCTCTCTATTGAAGCGATACGTGACAATATCTATTCGAACAAAAGCGACGTCTGGGCATACGGTGTCGTGCTGTGGGAGATCGGCACTTTGGGCGCCTCACCATATCCAACCATCAGCAATCATGAACTCATACCATTTTTGCTGTCCGGCAAAAGACTGGAGAAACCTGAAATCTGCACGGATCAGGTTTACGCCATAATGATGCAATGTTGGGATGAGAGCGCCGAAAATCGTCCCACCTTCGAGGAACTCTACAAGGCATTAAGCCCCAGTGCGGCCTATGTTGATATTAACAGTCTGAGTGATGATTATGTCTTTCCACCGATTTAG
- the LOC126758518 gene encoding uncharacterized protein LOC126758518 codes for MTKIKFTTEDEEKIIDFVRNHEILYNKRHKEFRDSEKKQRLWFEIAEQLDIKAEAVKGKWTTMRDYFMRTKDKRGNGAVAPLTKRDESLMFLMDTSLRKKSSVKANTRPSKQHTDSAKVRNAVLTTKKERTPAAPPVESPRRAGKRTSAVAEIQQTTPPELISKKRATLLEPLPPKPPKAPKLAQNDSLQIFFESIASTMRTFPPLSIAKIKLQISQLVGNEEIALAERNANTEVFYLTKNQIVYESEKESEVDYGSSNESVV; via the exons atgaCGAAAATTAAGTTTACTACTGAGGAtgaggaaaaaataattgatttcgtAAGAAATCACGAAATTCTATATAATAAGCGCCACAAAGAATTCCGTGACAGTGAGAAGAAACAACGTTTATGGTTTGAAATAGCAGAGCAGCTCGATATTAAAG CTGAAGCCGTTAAGGGAAAATGGACCACCATGCGAGACTACTTTATGCGAACCAAAGATAAGCGAGGCAATGGCGCGGTAGCGCCCCTTACTAAACGAGACGAATCACTTATGTTCTTAATGGACACTTCCCTGCGGAAGAAATC TAGCGTGAAAGCAAACACCAGACCTTCAAAGCAGCACACTGACAGCGCTAAGGTACGCAACGCCGTATTAACAACGAAAAAGGAACGCACGCCAGCAGCGCCACCCGTAGAATCGCCACGACGTGCCGGAAAACGAACCAGTGCCGTTGCCGAAATCCAGCAAACTACACCGCCAgaattaattagcaaaaaacgTGCAACTTTGTTGGAACCTTTACCGCCTAAGCCGCCGAAAGCGCCAAAATTAGCGCAGAATGACAGTTTGCAAATCTTTTTCGAATCTATTGCCAGCACTATGCGCACATTCCCGCCATTGTCGATTgcgaaaataaaattgcaaatctCACAGCTAGTGGGCAATGAGGAAATTGCTTTGGCTGAGCGAAACGCCAATACTGAGGTGTTTTATCTGACAAAAAATCAAATAGTCTATGAAAGTGAGAAGGAAAGCGAAGTTGACTATGGTTCCAGCAATGAATCGGTTGTTTAA
- the LOC126758178 gene encoding cell cycle checkpoint protein RAD1 has translation MQHSKTLYEKGLLKNLKMLTQRQYSNFKFVARLDQIKTFYTGIKALNFENNGKFQISEEGLRVTVEEGNCVQANLYMTATCFAEFHVVDTVTFGLNMNIISECLGLFAGIPCSLKMFYKGNGAPLVLVLRPNDEPDISAECSIKTTNVDEVIDYNLDEDSASLNVVFIRGPALASLIQELNKAADELRITLSPRTPHFKIETLGVMKTETFVEVAKTSDMIMLFNCRETTSACYRNTEMRMTHKALAAATKVAIKTDASGLLEMHFMMQSEEQAEVYVQFYIMPLADI, from the exons ATGCAACATTCAAAGACCCTGTATGAAAAGGGACTCTTAAAGAATCTAAAAATGTTAACACAACGTCAATATTCGAATTTCAAATTTGTAGCGCGTTTGGATCAGATCAAGACATTTTACACCGGCATTAAggctttaaattttgaaaac AATGGCAAGTTTCAAATAAGCGAAGAAGGCCTGCGTGTCACCGTGGAGGAGGGTAATTGTGTGCAAGCAAATCTTTATATGACTGCAACATGTTTTGCCGAATTCCATGTTGTCGATACGGTGACCTTTGGTCTAAATATGAATATCATCTCCGAGTGTTTGGGTCTATTCGCCGGCATACCATGCAGCTTGAAAATGTTCTACAAAGGCAATGGTGCACCACTGGTGCTCGTACTGCGTCCTAACGATGAACCTGATATATCAGCAGAATGTTCTATTAAAACTACCAACGTCGATGAAGTCATAGACTATAATCTTGATGAGGATAGTGCTAGCTTAAATGTGGTATTTATACGCGGACCGGCACTCGCGTCCCTCATACAAGAGTTAAATAAAGCGGCCGATGAATTGCGAATAACTTTGTCACCGCGCACGCCACATTTTAAAATCGAGACATTGGGTGTGATGAAAACCGAGACGTTCGTTGAAGTGGCCAAAACTAGTGATATGATCATGTTGTTCAATTGCCGCGAAACCACGTCGGCATGTTATCGCAATACAGAAATGCGTATGACACACAAAGCACTGGCAGCCGCCACAAAAGTTGCGATCAAAACGGATGCAAGTGGCTTACTTGAAATGCACTTTATGATGCAATCCGAGGAGCAGGCGGAGGTGTATGTACAGTTCTATATAATGCCGTTGGCGGATATTtag
- the LOC126758177 gene encoding protein screw yields the protein MLQQILIYRVFILLTCCLAFIFAQQENTPDAMAQLADLLGLSQASARLKRQPSLSNSAAKFLLEVYKEISEEDEKNLPEVLQKQHKTRHKRAMSEDNFITPFDRREIELSNNIITFASRSVSFNSISAPLGDMLVNFNLNDIPNDLELTHAVMRLYQDPQLGHYNTHTDYNYTIAVYKPVGEYMHRVASINATTAFRGWLELNVTHVLNQWLRFRTLKQILYGNDLLVGVTLHTPHRKAGTNAKLQQVAATDIGLVSPQMQAELLDLQPFIIGYFNGPDLMTKMQQRSSQQNKRRVRHVDSFRQPPAPHLPHTININKEIVFEPPKACERRNFTLDFKYLGMEKSVIAPKTFEAFYCFGECNFPLGTPMHNATNHAIVQTLMHLKRPNLPKPCCVPVKLASISILYSVNEDSVNLMRFSHIVAKECGCR from the exons atgctacaacaaatattaatttatcgcgtatttattttattgacgtgctgTCTAGCATTTATATTTGCACAGCAAGAGAACACACCAGACGCAATGGCGCAACTTGCCGATTTATTAGGTTTGAGTCAGGCCAGCGCGCGTCTCAAAAGACAACCATCGTTAAG CAATTCAGCGGCGAAATTTTTGCTTGAAGTTTACAAAGAAATCAGTGAAGAGGATGAAAAGAATTTACCAGAAGTGCTACAGAAACAACACAAAACGCGACATAAGCGAGCGATGAGCGAGGACAACTTCATAACACCTTTTGACCGCAGAGAAATTGAGTTGAGCAACAACATAATCACATTCGCCAGCAGAT CCGTGTCATTTAATTCGATTTCTGCACCTTTGGGCGACATGCTcgtcaattttaatttgaatgatataCCAAACGACTTGGAATTAACACATGCCGTTATGCGCTTATACCAAGATCCGCAACTGGGCCACTACAACACGCATACTGATTATAATTACACAATCGCCGTCTACAAGCCCGTTGGCGAGTATATGCATCGCGTTGCATCGATAAATGCCACCACCGCCTTCAGAGGTTGGCTGGAACTGAATGTAACGCATGTGCTCAATCAGTGGTTACGCTTTCGCACGCTTAAGCAGATACTCTACGGCAATGACTTGCTGGTTGGCGTCACATTGCATACGCCACACAGAAAAGCGGGAACCAACGCTAAATTACAACAGGTCGCTGCTACTGATATCGGTTTAGTGTCGCCGCAAATGCAAGCGGAACTCCTTGACCTGCAGCCCTTCATTATAGGCTACTTCAATGGTCCCGATTTGATGACCAAGATGCAACAACGTTCTAGTCAACAAAACAAACGTCGTGTGCGGCATGTCGACTCCTTTCGGCAGCCACCAGCGCCGCATTTGCCGCACACTATAAATATTAACAAGGAAATCGTTTTTGAGCCACCCAAAGCATGTGAGCGACGCAACTTCACATTGGATTTCAAATATTTGGGCATGGAGAAATCGGTGATTGCACCGAAAACTTTCGAGGCTTTCTACTGCTTTGGCGAATGCAATTTCCCCTTGGGCACTCCGATGCATAATGCCACCAATCATGCCATTGTGCAGACGCTGATGCATTTGAAGCGCCCAAATCTACCGAAACCATGTTGCGTGCCAGTCAAGTTGGCCTCCATATCCATACTGTACTCGGTCAATGAAGATAGCGTGAATTTGATGCGTTTTTCGCACATTGTCGCAAAGGAATGTGGTTGCCGTTAA
- the LOC126758176 gene encoding calpain-C, translating into MTSRYERIKADCVARNILWEDPDFAAVQSSVFYYQTPPFTFQWRRIAEIAEAQQACFVNEGENFDVIPGKMGDRWLVSCLGVLHSLRNLFYRVVPADQSLDKAHGVFRFRLWWCGEWVEVLVDDRLPTINGRLAFLQPQTSHCYWASLLEKAIAKLHGSYEALKYGTRSDGLSDLLGGVVECIPLKTGTNATDLLRPQQLKSHLETTCIVTCIAVTGGTASGQHKSTAERLVNGVAFNVNYRLSSLDKVETLLGDAVQLVRLKDPLACNGFDNNAVFEGDWSALSASWERVSVQERDRLFGQLDAGEFWMSFLEFTQTFTSLECIYLDADTAKDETTLQERPKRWQMKMFQGQWKRGVTAGGCRNHESFHINPQLLLNIQEQQEIVIALNQHTAVEPKVIGFSMYKLNGLANGGKGKFSECLPKDFFKTQVSFLNSDYGNTRHVSYRCQLEVGQYVLMPTTYEPGEETSFTVRFLGTAALRLSLLETQTMMLLDPFPALKTEVETTKIKNVCQYEPVFMQLADENKTINCFELHELLEACLPNDYIKGCANIDICRQVIALQDKTGTGRINFLQFKTFMVNLKSWQGVFKIYTKEKAGILRAERLRDALYDVGFQLSTDIMNCLMQRYIRKDGTLRLSDFASAVLHLTAAFDYFQRKDHNQDNVIEIEMSDWIKCVLRC; encoded by the exons ATGACCTCACGATATGAGCGCATCAAAGCTGATTGTGTGGCACGCAATATCCTATGGGAGGATCCCGACTTTGCCGCCGTACAATCATCAGTTTTCTACTATCAAACACCGCCCTTTACATTCCAGTGGCGGCGCATAGCGGAAATTGCGGAAGCACAGCAGGCGTGCTTCGTGAATGAAGGAGAAAATTTTGACGTCATTCCGGGCAAAATGGGTGATCGCTGGCTGGTGTCATGCTTGGGCGTTTTGCATTCGTTGCGCAATCTATTCTATCGCGTTGTGCCCGCAGATCAGAGTCTTGACAAAGCGCACGGTGTATTTCGGTTTCGTTTGTGGTGGTGTGGTGAATGGGTGGAGGTGCTCGTTGACGACCGCCTGCCCACCATAAATGGACGCCTGGCTTTCCTACAGCCACAAACATCACACTGTTACTGGGCATCGCTGCTGGAGAAGGCGATTGCAAAGTTGCACGGCTCTTATGAAGCACTCAAATATGGCACGCGTTCTGATGGTCTCAGCGATCTGCTTGGTGGCGTGGTAGAGTGTATACCACTGAAGACAGGCACTAATGCCACAGATCTGCTGCGGCCGCAACAGTTGAAATCGCATCTGGAAACAACCTGCATAGTGACGTGTATTGCAGTAACGGGCGGCACAGCGAGTGGACAACACAAAAGTACAGCTGAGCGGCTGGTGAACGGTGTCGCATTCAATGTTAACTACAG ACTTTCTTCGCTGGATAAAGTAGAGACGTTGCTGGGGGATGCGGTGCAGTTGGTGCGTTTGAAAGATCCGCTCGCTTGCAATGGTTTCGACAACAATGCTGTATTTGAAGGCGATTGGTCAGCGCTCTCGGCATCGTGGGAACGCGTTTCAGTGCAGGAGCGTGATCGCCTTTTCGGCCAACTCGATGCTGGTGAGTTCTGGATGTCGTTCCTCGAATTCACACAGACATTCACCAGCCTCGAATGCATTTATCTGGACGCTGACACAGCTAAAGACGAGACAACGCTGCAAGAACGCCCTAAACGCTGGCAAATGAAAATGTTCCAAGGTCAGTGGAAGCGTGGTGTCACAGCCGGAGGTTGCCGCAATCACGAATCCTTTCACATAAATCCACAACTATTGTTGAACATACAAGAGCAGCAGGAAATTGTAATTGCATTGAATCAACATACAGCTGTGGAGCCCAAAGTCATTGGCTTTTCAATGTACAAATTAAATGGCTTGGCAAATGGCGGTAAGGGCAAGTTCAGTGAATGCCTACCAAAAGATTTCTTCAAAACACAGGTGAGCTTCCTGAACTCAGACTACGGCAATACGCGACACGTAAGCTATCGCTGCCAGCTAGAAGTGGGTCAATATGTGCTTATGCCCACCACATATGAACCCGGCGAGGAGACCAGCTTCACCGTACGCTTCTTGGGCACTGCAGCATTGCGTCTCTCACTGCTTGAAACACAAACAATGATGCTGTTAGATCCATTCCCAGCTTTGAAGACCGAGGTGGagacaacaaaaatcaaaaatgtctGTCAATATGAGCCAGTGTTCATGCAGTTGGCTGACGAGAACAAAACAATCAACTGTTTTGAATTGCACGAGCTGCTGGAGGCGTGTTTGCCCAACGATTACATCAAAGGTTGCGCCAATATCGATATATGTCGTCAGGTGATTGCATTGCAAGACAAAACCGGCACAGGACGCATCAATTTCCTACAATTCAAAACATTCATGGTTAATCTGAAGTCATGGCAGGGTGTTTTCAAGATTTATACAAAAGAAAAGGCCGGCATATTGCGCGCCGAACGCTTGCGTGACGCACTCTACGATGTCGGTTTCCAATTGAGCACAGATATAATGAATTGTCTGATGCAACGCTACATAAGGAAGGATGGCACATTGCGGCTGAGCGACTTTGCATCCGCAGTGCTGCACCTGACCGCCGCGTTCGATTACTTCCAACGCAAGGATCACAATCAAGACAATGTTATCGAAATTGAAATGTCCGACTGGATAAAATGTGTGCTGAGATGTTAA